The Cryptomeria japonica unplaced genomic scaffold, Sugi_1.0 HiC_scaffold_78, whole genome shotgun sequence genome segment GAGGGATCAGGATGGAACCCTCAGCATGCACTGGAAACACTCAAAGATAAGTGTCTTTTAGAaagacaagaaattttgaagtatGAAGGACCTGTACTGAGAATGCATGACCACCTGAGGGACTTGGGCAGAGAAATGGCAATCGAGTTCAGCCCTCCACATCGCCTGTGGCGTCCTCAAGATCTGAAATCCTTGGTATGCCTTTTTATACTTTCAGGTTTCCCCTTACTATTGTAAAATTATATATCTTCACTTGTTATTAGGTAAATGGAAGTCTGATTTGCTTCTGTGCATGCAGGAATCAAAGGGTTTCGACAACATACTCGCCAACACCAATTTCAGGTGTTTCCATTCCATTTTCGACAAGTCCATGGGCTCTCAAGTTACATTCTTTTTaagccaaccgaaaaattgttctGAGATGTCAGCTTCCTTACTATGGCTTCAGCTTCAGCCCAATTCCACAGAACAACCAAGCATCCCTTCATGGATTCCTCTTCAGAATTTGCAGTGTTTGAAAATCGAGCACGGACAATTCAAAAAGTTGTGGAACGATAGCATACAGGTATTTTGATATCCTCTCTGAAAACTTAAAACTCCGTTGAGGCTATAGTAGTGGAATACCTCATGTTATTGTTGCATCCAGACTATTTTTTATCATGAAAGCTTTACACAACTTTATTGAATTTCAGGCACCGTCCGAGTTGAAAGAGCTACAACTTTCTCAGACCTCTTTGAAAGAGTTTCCAGATTTATTAGGAATATCAAAAGAcagtttagaaaatttgttagaaaaTGGGGAAGAGTCTAGTATATCTAAGGCCTCGATGAATAGCCTTGAAAAGCTAGAGATAAAGATCAGCGGTGAAAAATGTGTATCCAAGATACTAATCAGCAGTACTGATTATCCCAACCTTAGGTCCTTGAAACTTCATGGCATGGAAAATCTTATGGAAGTGAATTTAATAAGGGTAGAGAAATTAAGTTGTCTTGATATTAGGAATTGCAGAAAACTCAAAACATTGACAGGAACATCTGATCTGAAAAATCTTGAGCTGTTACACGTCAGTCAATGTCCAGACCtcgagtttgagtccttgtgtctCAGGGATATGAAGTGTCTGAAGAGGGCAAGTTTTGGTAAGCATGTGAAGCTGAAAACTTTTGAATTGTATGGTTGCCAAAATTTAAAAACAACAGAGTTTTCTTGTGAAAAGCTTGTAGATTTAAGCATTCGGGACTGTCCGAAGCTTAAGAATTTGCCAGATTTAATAGGTCCAAGTTGCCTGGAGAGGATTCTAATTGATGGATGTGGGAAGTTCGAAAACCTTAAATTGGATGGTTGTCGAAATTTGAGAAGTGTGACAGGTAACTTTGAGCCAACAAAGTTGTACATCTGTGGCTCTCCTCAGCTTAAGGAGTTGCCAGTTCTCGCCACGCTCACCAGTCTGTCTATAAAATGTTGCAAAGATTTGCAAAGAGTATCAGGAACTGGTGATTTTATGGAGCTTACTGAGCTGATAATTAGTGAGTGTCCTACGCTTGAGAAGTTGCCAAGTCTTGCGAGATTGAGCTTCATGGAGAAATTTATGATCGAGTCTTGTGAGAAACTGCAGAATATATCAGGTATTGAAGAGTTGAATGCATCCGAATATATGAGACTTTGTTATTGCAGCAATGCAGTAATATGGAATTGCATTCATAAGTTAAAGGTAATGATTTCAATCCTCCTTTTTTAATAGAAGTGTTTTTAAATTCATTACTGACCTTTAGTtttgttttgtaatttgtatttacaAGATAGTGTAGATTTTCGTTAAGTAATGTTTGAAGTGATCTCTAAATGAAAAAGAATTTACCGTGGATGAAGTGACAGTATTCTGTTTTAATTTCAGAGTGTGCCAAGGAGAATGGATATGATTGCAAGAGCGGCGCAGGGAGCTGAGTCACTTTTAAACGAGTCTCTGTTTTCTGACGCTCGTATTGACGCTCATGCAGTCACTGACATCGTTCAATTTGGTGCTGAAAACAGTGATGACGAGGACAGTGACGATGAGAGGAGAAATGGGAAAGTATTGAGTGCAGTTTTTGTATGTTTTGTGGTCGAGGTTGATAGCTTTACTTCAGTAAATGATATAAATCAAGCACTTCCACAGAATGCGTTCAGACTTGAGGTGCGTGAAGGAGGATGGATAATTACAATGGTAGAGTCTGATGATTGGGGCCACTCTTCTTATTGTAAGAAAGTTTCAGATGTTTTGAGGAGGTATGGAGTGATGAAAAAAGGGTTTCGAGTGGAGCTGAAGAAATATGAAGAGTCGAAAAGTTTGGAAGTTTTACATAAAATTGTTGATAAGCTACATCATGGGTGCAGAGCGATGGTTTTGCGGAGAAGAAGATAATGTCACTTATTCATTATTATCAGTTTAAAAAGAGAATTTTATTTCCTAAATTTGTAATGTGTTAGTAGAACACAGCTTCATTTTGGTATTATGCAAGGGAAATTTTGTATTATTAATGAGAAAACAAATCGATCTCTTAAATTATTGTGTTCATTAAAGGAGTTCAATTtaaatttcacaaaaaaatgagtttttttttaaattttttaaattatttaaaataaaaatattaattgggATAATGTTAATAAATAAGAAGTTTAAAGTGATGTTTCTAATAGTTATTAATcattttataaattaataaatatagagGCTGTTAATATATTTGAAGATTATCAATTAAATTATttagatttattaaataaatatatttatactaGTATAAAGGAATTTAGATAAATGAGTCGGGGTTTATAATagaaattatttcacatactgaagagattaaaataaataaatgtgatgCTTAGTTTGATAAttaatgaaggaaaaatgataTGAGAAATGTTTAATATTAAATAGATCATGAATGaattgaaaaaattataagatataacCTTCACACTAATACTTTGAGCCATTTCCAAATCATATGACTTAGTGATAAATAAGTCAT includes the following:
- the LOC131864157 gene encoding disease resistance protein Roq1-like gives rise to the protein MASSSSSHQQNRESKVFSGIEPDGKRRKVEESATLFDVFINHRGTDVKQTLATQLYNSLDQLGIWAFLDSEEKDLGSSFPSMIETAIRSAKVHVAIFSPRYAESAWCLAELVLMLQSTAKIIPVFYGVKPSDLRHIEKGAYADAFLKFKEKGRYLDNISEWKEALQSLSFIAGEEINSEWDCQNIGAAVQKEVRRKTSLHVAEHPVGLNNLVEDFERRCLDELVQDFQNQCGLEDRKHKGRVVGIFGMGGCGKTTLAKELFNRKKSNYSGASFLFDVREADLRCEMPSLQSKLLKDLFNADHNLLNTEEGASYLKDSLQRSPHLSFLIVVDDIDNVEQLNALQIMDILNKSDNSLIIVTTRDVGVLVTAGITVAYNLKGMGRDDGRELFCWHAFDRPYPESEYEELVNSFVELCGGLPLSLQVLGRHVHGRNGSYWRLELIKVGKLLPRDVKKRLRISFDALENEQKEIFMDIACFFIGKPKSIAERVWEGSGWNPQHALETLKDKCLLERQEILKYEGPVLRMHDHLRDLGREMAIEFSPPHRLWRPQDLKSLESKGFDNILANTNFRCFHSIFDKSMGSQVTFFLSQPKNCSEMSASLLWLQLQPNSTEQPSIPSWIPLQNLQCLKIEHGQFKKLWNDSIQAPSELKELQLSQTSLKEFPDLLGISKDSLENLLENGEESSISKASMNSLEKLEIKISGEKCVSKILISSTDYPNLRSLKLHGMENLMEVNLIRVEKLSCLDIRNCRKLKTLTGTSDLKNLELLHVSQCPDLEFESLCLRDMKCLKRASFGKHVKLKTFELYGCQNLKTTEFSCEKLVDLSIRDCPKLKNLPDLIGPSCLERILIDGCGKFENLKLDGCRNLRSVTGNFEPTKLYICGSPQLKELPVLATLTSLSIKCCKDLQRVSGTGDFMELTELIISECPTLEKLPSLARLSFMEKFMIESCEKLQNISGIEELNASEYMRLCYCSNAVIWNCIHKLKSVPRRMDMIARAAQGAESLLNESLFSDARIDAHAVTDIVQFGAENSDDEDSDDERRNGKVLSAVFVCFVVEVDSFTSVNDINQALPQNAFRLEVREGGWIITMVESDDWGHSSYCKKVSDVLRRYGVMKKGFRVELKKYEESKSLEVLHKIVDKLHHGCRAMVLRRRR